One Ricinus communis isolate WT05 ecotype wild-type chromosome 7, ASM1957865v1, whole genome shotgun sequence genomic region harbors:
- the LOC8259718 gene encoding cis-3-alkyl-4-alkyloxetan-2-one decarboxylase isoform X1, with amino-acid sequence MAIQAKTPFSLHSHHFHLPPLRTPLRSPAKSSPRKSLKLICKSSGEDDYLIDAPVSAGDGFSFSGGKYSDEPSPADEWFKEGKIVKAHLVGSGEKAKDPIFGLKMGSGSQASDDLFRWFCVESGNSNNPMVVLIHGFPSQAYSYRKVLPVLSKNYRAIAFDWLGFGFSDRPQPGYGFDYTLNEYVSSLESLINEISKDKVSLVVQGYFSPVAVQFASKHQEKLTDLILLNPPLTAKHANLPSTLSIFSNFLLGEIFSQDPLRASDKALTSCGPYQMKEDDAMVYRRPYLTSGSAGFALNAISRAMKKDLKNYVEEMRSILLDRTWKVRTTICWGQRDRWLGYDGVEDFCKDSKHRLIELPMAGHHVQEDCGEELGGIISGVISKRS; translated from the exons ATGGCAATTCAAGCTAAAAcccctttctctctccactCTCATCATTTCCATCTCCCTCCTCTTCGAACGCCACTCAGATCACCGGCCAAAAGCTCCCCTAGAAAATCTCTCAAGCTCATTTGCAAATCCAGCGGTGAAGAT GATTATTTGATTGATGCTCCAGTTTCTGCTGGAGATGGCTTTTCTTTTAGTGGAG GTAAATATTCAGATGAGCCTAGCCCAGCTGATGAATGGTTTAAGGAAGGAAAGATA gTGAAAGCTCATCTTGTTGGTTCTGGTGAGAAGGCAAAAGATCCTATATTTGGACTTAAGATGGGTTCTGGTTCTCAGGCCTCAGATGATCTTTTCAG ATGGTTTTGTGTCGAAAGTGGAAATTCCAACAACCCCATGGTTGTACTAATTCATGGCTTCCCTTCACAG GCATACTCGTATCGCAAAGTTCTTCCTGTACTATCTAAAAACTATCGTGCAATTGCTTTCGATTGGCTAG GCTTTGGATTTTCAGATAGGCCTCAACCTGGATATGGGTTTGACTATACTTTAAATG AATATGTTTCATCCTTAGAGTCTTTGATTAATGAAATATCCAAGGATAAGGTCTCACTTGTTGTGCAG GGATACTTCTCACCAGTCGCTGTCCAATTTGCTAGCAAACATCAGGAAAAGCTGACTGATCTGATACTCCTTAATCCTCCT CTAACAGCCAAACATGCCAACCTCCCGTCAACCTTGTCTATATTCAGCAACTTTTTACTGGGTGAAATTTTTTCTCAG GATCCTTTGAGGGCCAGCGACAAAGCCTTGACAAGCTGTGGTCCTTATCAAATGAAGGAAGATGATGCAATGGTGTATAGAAGACCCTATTTGACATCTGGTTCTGCAGGCTTTGCACTTAACGCAATTAGTAGGGCCATGAAGAAGGACCTAAAG AATTATGTGGAGGAAATGAGGTCAATACTTCTGGACAGAACTTGGAAAGTTAGAACCACGATATGCTGGGGCCAAAGAGATCGTTGGTTAGGCTATGATGGAGTTGAAGATTTCTGCAAGGATTCAAAGCACCGCCTGATTGAACTTCCCATG GCAGGGCATCATGTACAAGAGGATTGCGGTGAAGAACTTGGAGGGATCATTTCTGGAGTTATTAGCAAAAGGAGCTGA
- the LOC8259718 gene encoding cis-3-alkyl-4-alkyloxetan-2-one decarboxylase isoform X2 translates to MAIQAKTPFSLHSHHFHLPPLRTPLRSPAKSSPRKSLKLICKSSGEDDYLIDAPVSAGDGFSFSGGKYSDEPSPADEWFKEGKIVKAHLVGSGEKAKDPIFGLKMGSGSQASDDLFRWFCVESGNSNNPMVVLIHGFPSQAYSYRKVLPVLSKNYRAIAFDWLGFGFSDRPQPGYGFDYTLNEYVSSLESLINEISKDKVSLVVQGYFSPVAVQFASKHQEKLTDLILLNPPDPLRASDKALTSCGPYQMKEDDAMVYRRPYLTSGSAGFALNAISRAMKKDLKNYVEEMRSILLDRTWKVRTTICWGQRDRWLGYDGVEDFCKDSKHRLIELPMAGHHVQEDCGEELGGIISGVISKRS, encoded by the exons ATGGCAATTCAAGCTAAAAcccctttctctctccactCTCATCATTTCCATCTCCCTCCTCTTCGAACGCCACTCAGATCACCGGCCAAAAGCTCCCCTAGAAAATCTCTCAAGCTCATTTGCAAATCCAGCGGTGAAGAT GATTATTTGATTGATGCTCCAGTTTCTGCTGGAGATGGCTTTTCTTTTAGTGGAG GTAAATATTCAGATGAGCCTAGCCCAGCTGATGAATGGTTTAAGGAAGGAAAGATA gTGAAAGCTCATCTTGTTGGTTCTGGTGAGAAGGCAAAAGATCCTATATTTGGACTTAAGATGGGTTCTGGTTCTCAGGCCTCAGATGATCTTTTCAG ATGGTTTTGTGTCGAAAGTGGAAATTCCAACAACCCCATGGTTGTACTAATTCATGGCTTCCCTTCACAG GCATACTCGTATCGCAAAGTTCTTCCTGTACTATCTAAAAACTATCGTGCAATTGCTTTCGATTGGCTAG GCTTTGGATTTTCAGATAGGCCTCAACCTGGATATGGGTTTGACTATACTTTAAATG AATATGTTTCATCCTTAGAGTCTTTGATTAATGAAATATCCAAGGATAAGGTCTCACTTGTTGTGCAG GGATACTTCTCACCAGTCGCTGTCCAATTTGCTAGCAAACATCAGGAAAAGCTGACTGATCTGATACTCCTTAATCCTCCT GATCCTTTGAGGGCCAGCGACAAAGCCTTGACAAGCTGTGGTCCTTATCAAATGAAGGAAGATGATGCAATGGTGTATAGAAGACCCTATTTGACATCTGGTTCTGCAGGCTTTGCACTTAACGCAATTAGTAGGGCCATGAAGAAGGACCTAAAG AATTATGTGGAGGAAATGAGGTCAATACTTCTGGACAGAACTTGGAAAGTTAGAACCACGATATGCTGGGGCCAAAGAGATCGTTGGTTAGGCTATGATGGAGTTGAAGATTTCTGCAAGGATTCAAAGCACCGCCTGATTGAACTTCCCATG GCAGGGCATCATGTACAAGAGGATTGCGGTGAAGAACTTGGAGGGATCATTTCTGGAGTTATTAGCAAAAGGAGCTGA
- the LOC8259717 gene encoding uncharacterized protein LOC8259717 isoform X2, producing MSLPATVEFEPKKKLCLSWFLRAVLLLSPALFIGSALLITDYKDKFLGWTSVDVVKEKSLNACQIQHRPYGSETLPRGIVSATSDLERRQLFGHHEKNLKKPSNILAMAVGIKQKKNVDKIIKKFLSSDNDFVLMLFHYDGVVDEWRDLEWSSRAIHIAAVNQTKWWFAKRFLHPDIVSEYDYIFLWDEDLGIDNFHPGRYLSIIKEEGLEISQPALDPKKSEVHHQLTKRCNGSRVHRRINKQIGISRCDKNVTGPPCSGFVEMMAPVFSKASWRCTWYMIQNDLVHGWGVDFQLGYCAQGDPTKNVGIVDSEYIIHYGLPTLGGSATDKAQLLSKQPQTTRTVKKWSFVELDIFKNRWRNAAKSDDCWTDMYKPNQKTG from the exons aTGTCACTTCCTGCAACT GTCGAATTTGAACCCAAGAAGAAATTATGTCTTAGCTGGTTCCTGCGTGCAGTTCTTTTGCTTTCTCCAGCTTTATTTATTGGGAGTGCACTTCTAATCACAGATTACAAAGAC AAGTTTCTGGGATGGACATCAGTCGATGTTGTGAAGGAGAAAAGCTTGAATGCTTGTCAG ATTCAACATAGGCCTTATGGAAGTGAAACACTGCCTAGAGGTATTGTTTCAGCAACATCTGACTTGGAAAGGAGACAATTATTTGGCCATCATGAGAAG AATTTGAAGAAACCAAGTAACATATTGGCCATGGCTGTTggaataaaacagaaaaagaatgTTGACAAAATTATCAAGAAG TTCCTGTCAAGTGATAATGATTTCGTCCTAATGCTTTTCCATTACGATGGAGTTGTGGATGAATGGAGAGATTTAGAATGGAGTAGTCGTGCCATACACATTGCTGCTGTGAATCAAACCAAGTG GTGGTTTGCGAAGCGATTCCTACACCCGGATATTGTTTCAGAGTATGATTATATCTTCTTGTGGGATGAAGACCTTGGAATTGACAACTTTCATCCTGGAAG ATACCTTTCAATTATTAAAGAAGAAGGGCTTGAAATATCGCAGCCAGCGCTTGATCCCAAAAAGTCAGAGGTTCATCATCAACTTACAAAGAGATGCAATGGATCAAGAGTACACAG GAGGATAAACAAGCAAATTGGGATTTCAAGGTGTGATAAAAACGTCACAGGTCCGCCATGCTCAGG GTTTGTAGAAATGATGGCTCCCGTTTTCTCAAAAGCATCTTGGCGCTGCACATGGTATATGATTCAG AATGACTTGGTTCATGGATGGGGTGTAGATTTTCAACTCGGTTACTGTGCACAG GGAGATCCAACAAAAAACGTAGGGATTGTCGACTCTGAATACATAATTCATTATGGTCTTCCTACATTGGGAGGTTCTGCAACAGACAAG GCACAGCTACTGTCCAAGCAACCTCAAACTACAAGAACG GTGAAAAAGTGGTCATTTGTGGAGCTAGACATATTCAAAAATAGGTGGAGAAATGCGGCTAAGAGTGATGATTGTTGGACTGATATGTACAAACCAAATCAGAAGACAGGCTAG
- the LOC8259717 gene encoding uncharacterized protein LOC8259717 isoform X1: MSLPATVEFEPKKKLCLSWFLRAVLLLSPALFIGSALLITDYKDKFLGWTSVDVVKEKSLNACQIQHRPYGSETLPRGIVSATSDLERRQLFGHHEKNLKKPSNILAMAVGIKQKKNVDKIIKKFLSSDNDFVLMLFHYDGVVDEWRDLEWSSRAIHIAAVNQTKWWFAKRFLHPDIVSEYDYIFLWDEDLGIDNFHPGRYLSIIKEEGLEISQPALDPKKSEVHHQLTKRCNGSRVHRRINKQIGISRCDKNVTGPPCSGFVEMMAPVFSKASWRCTWYMIQNDLVHGWGVDFQLGYCAQGDPTKNVGIVDSEYIIHYGLPTLGGSATDKAQLLSKQPQTTRTQVKKWSFVELDIFKNRWRNAAKSDDCWTDMYKPNQKTG; encoded by the exons aTGTCACTTCCTGCAACT GTCGAATTTGAACCCAAGAAGAAATTATGTCTTAGCTGGTTCCTGCGTGCAGTTCTTTTGCTTTCTCCAGCTTTATTTATTGGGAGTGCACTTCTAATCACAGATTACAAAGAC AAGTTTCTGGGATGGACATCAGTCGATGTTGTGAAGGAGAAAAGCTTGAATGCTTGTCAG ATTCAACATAGGCCTTATGGAAGTGAAACACTGCCTAGAGGTATTGTTTCAGCAACATCTGACTTGGAAAGGAGACAATTATTTGGCCATCATGAGAAG AATTTGAAGAAACCAAGTAACATATTGGCCATGGCTGTTggaataaaacagaaaaagaatgTTGACAAAATTATCAAGAAG TTCCTGTCAAGTGATAATGATTTCGTCCTAATGCTTTTCCATTACGATGGAGTTGTGGATGAATGGAGAGATTTAGAATGGAGTAGTCGTGCCATACACATTGCTGCTGTGAATCAAACCAAGTG GTGGTTTGCGAAGCGATTCCTACACCCGGATATTGTTTCAGAGTATGATTATATCTTCTTGTGGGATGAAGACCTTGGAATTGACAACTTTCATCCTGGAAG ATACCTTTCAATTATTAAAGAAGAAGGGCTTGAAATATCGCAGCCAGCGCTTGATCCCAAAAAGTCAGAGGTTCATCATCAACTTACAAAGAGATGCAATGGATCAAGAGTACACAG GAGGATAAACAAGCAAATTGGGATTTCAAGGTGTGATAAAAACGTCACAGGTCCGCCATGCTCAGG GTTTGTAGAAATGATGGCTCCCGTTTTCTCAAAAGCATCTTGGCGCTGCACATGGTATATGATTCAG AATGACTTGGTTCATGGATGGGGTGTAGATTTTCAACTCGGTTACTGTGCACAG GGAGATCCAACAAAAAACGTAGGGATTGTCGACTCTGAATACATAATTCATTATGGTCTTCCTACATTGGGAGGTTCTGCAACAGACAAG GCACAGCTACTGTCCAAGCAACCTCAAACTACAAGAACG CAGGTGAAAAAGTGGTCATTTGTGGAGCTAGACATATTCAAAAATAGGTGGAGAAATGCGGCTAAGAGTGATGATTGTTGGACTGATATGTACAAACCAAATCAGAAGACAGGCTAG